In Verrucomicrobiota bacterium, the DNA window CTGCTGTTGGCTGGCATGGAGGAAGTTTCGACATGTCGGAACTTGAGTGTGATTGACAGTGTGCTCATCTCTGCAAGCTAGCTTGCAAGAGTGAGCCCACAGGCAATCCTGCTCTGCGATGCAGAGCCCATGCCCCTCTTTCACTCCCTTTGGCTGCCTCCTTGGATTGCCCTTGGATCCTCCTTCGTGGTGAATAATCTGATCCCGCATTGCTTCAATCGCTCCGGCGATCCGATCCCTTGCGGGCTATGCGTCATCGCATAGGCTACGCCGTGCCTCCCCAGGCACTCGGCGTTGTGGTAAAAATCTCCCCAACTACCAACTCCCAGCTCCCTACTCCCAGCTCCTATCTCCTAAGTCCAATGCTTCCTCTCGGGATCAAGGGCTCGGTGGTAAAAAACCCTCCATTGCCGATTCCTACCCGTCACTTTCTAACTTTTTTTCTTTCCCACTTGCGACTCCCGGTGCTCGGTGTTGATGTGACTGTTCATGATTCCTCTCCGAGTCATCCACTCAAACTAGCGAAGAACAAAAACCATGTCCCAGCAATCGGCGGAAGCGCAGCAGGCTTTTAAAAACTTCGATGGATCAATCCATCTTGTCTTCAGTTCCCACTGGGACCGCGAGTGGTATCAGCCGTTTCAAAAGTTCCGGGGAAAACTCGTCTCGGTGCTCGACACGATCCTCGACGAACTCGAGTCCGGAAAATTGCCGGCCTACCAGATGGACGGTCAGTTCATTCCCGTTGAGGATTACCTCGAAATCCGGCCGGAGAAGGAGGCGTTGCTGCGCCGCCTGATCGCGGAAGGCCGCTTCAAGGTCGGCCCGTGGTATAATCTTCCGGACGAGTTTCTCGTGAGCGGGGAGTCGCTCGTGAGAAACTTCCTGCTTGGCATGAAGCGGTCCGAGGAATTCGGGCAGACGAGCAGGGTGGGGTGGCTGTGCGACATCTTCGGCCACAACAGCCAGATGCCGCAGGTGCTGGCCGGTCTTGGTATCGACAATGCCATTCTTTGGCGCGGCATCGACACCGGGCTCGGTAATCCGTTCCGGTGGCAAAGTCCCGATGGCAGCAGTATTCTCATCCACCGCTTCACCGGCCATGGTTACGTCGATTTCGGCTTCCATGTCCGCAAATCCATGAGTCCGGACGAGCGCCCCAGCGTTGATGAAATGGTGGAAAATGCGGCCACCTACCTGAAACTGGCGCAGGCCGGCGGCGCGGGCCGGACATTGCTCTGGTTCGATGGCGCGGATCATATCGAGTTCGATCCGGCATTGCTTGAGGTCGTTGCCAAAATTAACAGCCTGGCCGGTCGCGAAGTGGTCAAGGTTTCGAGTCTCGATGATTTCATCGCCGCGCTCCGCGACGAGTCGGCGGGTTCACCCTCCTACACGAGGGTGGAGGGCGAGTTGCGTGTGCCCGCGAGCATGGAGACTCAAGGCTGGCTGATTCCCGGCGTGGGAAGCAGCCGCATCCCCCTGAAACAGGCCAACCATGAGGGCGAAACCTTGCTGACGCTTTGGGCGGAACCATGGTGCGCCGCGGCGAAGTTTGCACTCGGCATTGAGTATCCTGCCAGGGCGCTGGAGCTCGCGTGGGAATATCTGCTCAAAAACCACCCCCACGACAGCATTTGCGGCTGCAGTCCCGATGTCACCCACGACGCCATGCCCTACCGCTTCGACCAAAGCCGGCACATCGCGGAGTTCCACCTTGGCCATGCCTTAAGGTCCCTGACTGGCGCCGTCGTGCAGGACCGGTTGGAGGAGGGGGAACTGGCTCTTGGAGTGTTTGCACCGGCGGCTGGGTCGACGCATCACTCTCCCGAGGTCTTCGTGCGCCTGCTTCCCTTGCCGCAGTTCGCCGAATTCTTCGGCTTTGAAATGAAGCCGTCATTCCGCATTTACGACACGGAGGGCCGCGAGGTCGCCTATCAACTCCTGGAGGTCGTGCCCTCGACGCAACATGTGCGCGTCGCCCCGAATCACATGCCTTATGCAGGCGGCCGGCAGGGCGTGCGGATCGCCATCGACACCACGCTGCCCGCGGCCACGGCGCAACATTTCATATTGAAGCCGGCCGAAGGTCCCACGCGAATCCCGATGGAGGGGATGATCGGCGTGGACCGGAAAACCCTTCGCAACGAGTTCCTGGAAGTGACGGCGGCCGACAACGGGACGATCTTCCTGAAAGACCTCAAGTCCGGCGCCGAATACCACGATCTGCTGGCACTCGAAGACACCGCGGACATCGGCGACGGCTGGTTTCACGGGATCGCCTTGCAGGACCGGGCCTATGTTTCCACCGGCGGAAACACCACATTTGGCATTGCCGAGAACGGGCCGCTCCTCGCGCGTCTTTGCATCCGCGTCGAATGGTCGGTGCCGTCGGCATATGATTTCAGCAGCGGCAAGCGCAGTTCGACGCTCGTCCCGCTGGTGGTCGAACATCGGGTGACCCTGAGGAAGGGCTCCGGGCATGTGGAGATCGAGACAACCGTTCACAACACCCCGAGCGACCATCGTCTGCGCCTTTTCTGTCCGACCCGCCTCGCCAAGGCGGAATCGTTCTGGGCCGACACTCCGTTCGATGCGGTCGAGCGTCGCGTCAAGCTCCGGCAGGACCGCCACCTTGCGCGCGAACTCCAGGTGGAAATGACGCCGCAGCAAAACTGGGTTGCGACGACCGACGGTCAACACGGTCTGGCCTTGCTCGCGCCCGGTCAATACGAGAGCGCCGTGCTCGACCAATCCGACCGTCCGCTCTGCCTGACACTTCTTCGCGGGTTCCGGCGGGCTGTCTTCACTGACGGCAACGAGGGCGGGCAGATTCACGGCGTGCACAAGTTCCACATGGCTCTCAAGCCGTTCGACGGCGAGGTGCCCGCCACGGATCTGTTCCACATCGCCCAGAGCCTGGCCGCCGCCCCGCAAGCCGAGTTCCTCGACATCCAGGAATTGGCCGACATGGGCAACAGGAAAGCGATTCGGGCCGGTGATCACCCCTCGGTCTCTGGCCATGTGGTTCTCTCCTCCTCTGCTCTGGAGGACGGCCGCTGGATCTTCCGCGTCTTCAATCCCACCGACAGGCAGGAGACCATCCGGCTCCTCGGGGCCGAATCCTGGGAGATCACCGACCTGCGGGGAGGAAATTCCAAGCCGGTCGGAGGGAAGTCCGCGACGATCGCGCCACGGCAACTCCTCACGCTGCGCGCCAGTGCGCAGGGGATTTCTTGATCAAGGTTTGGAATGGTTCTCAAGGGAGAGGGCTGACCGGGGATCTAGTTGAGAGCCGATGAACACCACGCAACACATTTTGCCGTTTCAAGAGCGGACCTTTCCCTTTTGGAGCACGCTCTGGCGCTATTTCCGCAACTCGCGTGGGCTCATTCTCGGCGCGCTCGGGCTGAACATGGTCTGCGGCATGGCCATTACGGCACAGAATGCCGTCCCCAAGTATCTCACCGACTCGGTGCTTCTGGCCGATCTTCCCCCCGCTTCCAAGATCAAGGGGGCGATTCTGCTGATGGCGTGTTACCTGTTCGTCGCTCTCGTCGGCAGGATGCTCTGCTGGCATTTCAGCATGCGGCTCTTCGCCCGTGCCTGCACCAGGGCGCTCGTCCGCATCCGCACCGATTTCTTCCAGCATGTGAATTTTCTCTGCCTTCGGTTCCACGAGCAGAAACCGTCGGGAGAATTGCTGAGCTACCTCTTCGGCAGTCCGCTGGGGGGAGTTCAACAGTTTCTCTTCCAGTTCGTCCTGGTCGTTCCCTTCGTGATGTTCACCCTGCTTTCGACGCTGGCGCTGGTTTTTTCCTGGAATCCCATCCTGGCCGGCATCCTCCTCGGGGGGCTTTTGCTCAATGCCTGGGTCTCCCCCGGAGCCACGAAGCAAATCCGCGAACTCAACCAATCCTTCCAAAGGCTCGAAAGCTCCGTCTCCGGGCGCGCCTCCGAGCTGCTTCGCGGCCAGAAGGCCGTCAAGATCCTCGGGGCCGAAGAGAGCGTGGTCGAGCGTTTCCGGCAGGATGCGGCCGACATCGGTAGCAAGTCCTACGAAGTCCAGGTGCGGAGCCACCTCCTGGGGTTGAAGTCCGAGGCCATCCAAGCGGTCGTTTTCTCCGCCCTGGCCGTGGCCGGAACCATCCTTTTTGTGCAGGGGCGGGTGCAGTTGGGAGAGATCGTGGCCACCCTGGCCTCCTACGCCAGCATCCAGCCTTTGATTGGCGGCCTCTTCCAATGCGCGCTTGCACAGGGCGTCGCCCATGCCGGCCTCAACCGGATCGAGTCGGTCCTGGCGCACAGGACTTCCACGCCCGAGGCGCCCGCCACGGAAGTCGAAATCCCGGAACGCCCTAGCGTGGAGCTGAGGGATATGGTCTTCGCTTACCAGGGCAGCCCGGTCATTCACGGCATCTCCCTGAAGGTTCCCTACGGTCAGAAGGTCGCTTTTGTCGGCCACTCGGGGTGCGGAAAAAGCACGATCGTCTCGCTGATGCTGCGCCTCTACGACCCGGGAAAGGGGGAGATCCTGCTCGGGGGCATCGACCTGCGCGATGTGTCGCTGCAGACCGTGAGGAGACAGTTCGGAGTCGTCCCGCAGGAGACCTTCCTCTTCCACGCTAGCGTGAGGGAAAACATCCTCCTCGCGAATCCGGACGCCACCGACGGGGAAATCGTGGCGGCGCTGGAGCGGGCGAACGCCTGGGAGTTTGTCCGGGAATTGCCCGACACGATCCATACCGTCCTAGGCGAAGGGGGGGCGACTCTCTCAGGCGGTCAGCGCCAGCGGATTGGCATCGCCCGCGCCCTGGCGCAGCAGCCCGCGATTTTCATCTTCGACGAGGCGACATCGGCCTTGGATACGGCATCGGAGAGCCTGATCACCGAGACTCTCACCCATGCGATGAAGGACAATACCGCGTTTGTCATCGCCCACCGGCTCTCGACCGTCCGTTTCTGCGACCGTGTAGTGGTGTTCGACCACGGAAGAATCGTGCAGGATGGGACCTACTCCGAACTCGCGTCGAACCCCGGTCCCTTCCGCGACCTGCTCGACGCCCAGAACGGGGGACTCATTTCATGAATTGGAAATACAACGAATTCACCGAACGCCCGCTCTCGGACTCCTGCTGGAGCGTGCAAACCGGACCCGACGGCAGGATCTACATCGCCTGTTGCACCGAGCACACGGGCGGCGAGACCGCGACCGTCGTCCGTCTGGACGAAGCCACCGACACGCTTGAGTACCTGTTCGACCTGGACGAGGTCACCGGCGACCTGCGCGACAGCGGCCGGGCCACGCAGTGCAAGATCCACTACAGCTTCGTCCCCGACCGGGAAAAGGGGCTGATCCATGCCGCCACCCACCTGAGCGGACCACCCAAGGGGGAAACCTCCTACAACCCGTGGGCCTCCTGGAACGACCCGGCGCGCGCTTTCCGTGGTGCCTACCTGATCAGTTACGATACCACCGCGAATGTTGTGACGGAATCCCGGCTCATGATTCCGAAGGAGGGCTGCCGCTGCCTGGCCCTCGATGAGCGACGGCGCGTTCTCTATGCCGTCACCTACCCGAGGGATCATTTCGTTTCCTACGACCTCGCCTCGGGACTCCTCACCGACCATGGGCGCATCGGATCGATCAACACCCAGTGCATCTTTCTTGATGCCATCGGGCGGGCTTACCTGTTCGACGACTCGGGGCGCATGCTTCGCTTTGACCCCGAACGCCGGCGCCTCGAGGAGCTTCCGCATTTCTATCCCCACGCCGCCTACCAATCCGCGTGGCACGGCGTTCTCTACGATGCCGTGGCTGATCCGCGAAGCGGTGCCATCTACATGGTTCCTTGGAAAGGCCATCCGCATCTGGCGCGTTTCTGGCCGATGGAGGGGGCGCAGGGAAGGTTGGAGGACCTTGGCCCGGTCACCCAGAATCGCGACCCGCGTGAGGTCATGTCGGTCAACCTTGACCACGTCGGCGGCCTCGTCTGGGGAGCTGACGACAGGCTGTATCTGGTGAAGGCCGAGTGGAGTGGGAAAAGCGCCGGCTGCTGCGGTGGGTCCACATCCTCGATGCTCATGCGCTTTGATCCCGACAAGAATACCTGGGAGCGGCTGGGATCGCTTTTCAGCGACAAGGATGCCAACCACTATGTGTCACGGGGCGCTCTGAGCGCGCGGGGGAACATGGTGTTCGGAAAAATTCTCACCCGGCCCGCCGGTGCCTACCGCGTCACCCTTCCCGACCAACCGCGCGTCGTGCAGCCCGATCAGTATTTGCGCTTATGGGGATAGGGACGCCACCACCCGTCAACGGCGACTTCGTCAACGAGGGAACCTTTCTTGCACTTCCACCGTGCTTTCCCGGCGTCTCCCTGCCGCCGCCGGCCGACGAGACCCGTGCGCACCGTCTTTTTCAGTCGGCTTCCGGTCTGGACCTGTTCGTCGCCACCCGCGGACCGGTGCCCCATCTCCTGCAGTTCCGCCCCAAGGGCACCTTCGGATTTGCGGTGGATCTCGGGACACCGCCGGGCGCCACGGAGATCACCGCTCTGCTCTCCCACACCATGCTCGACGGCGAGATGCTCCTTGTGGCCTGCACTGGAGCTGAAGGCGCCGCCCTTCATCGTTCCTACACGGCTTCCCTCGGGCATGGCATCCAGGAGTGGCATGTGGGACTGCGACCCTTTAAGCAACTCCTAGCCCTTCCCGTCGCCTCCATCGATGGCATGGTCGAATCCGGGACACGGATCTTTGCATGGGGCGGGGGGACAGGGTTCTTTCTCAATTGCAACGGCGCGGAACCCGCTCTGGAAAAAACCGTCCAAGTGGGCGGAATCCAAGCCGTTTTGAAAATCGACGGCGCAGACCAACTTCTCAGCCGCGAATGGGAGATCATGCCGATCCTGTGGGAACGCATGGAGATCGGTCCGGCGGAAAAGCTGCCCATCCCTGCGTCGACGCCGCAAGTGTTGCGCGCCTTCCCCGGAGGCTTTCTCTTCGCCGACGAGGAGGGGAGGGTTTTCGAGTGGAGCGATGGTGTTTTCAGCGAGCGCGGCCGGATTCCGCTGACTCCGGTGCACGCGCTCTGTCGCTTGCGCGATGGACGCATCTTCGCTTCCGCAGGCCCGGAGATCGCGCATTGGTATGCGATCGGGAGGGGAGGGGAGGGGGGATGGGCCCGCGACCTCGGGGTTCCCGTCTCCACCCTCACCACACGCCGCTACGGCCTGCAGTTCTCGGATCTGCTGGTGGGCTCCGACGGCGAAATCCTCGCCGCTGAGGATGACCGCAACGGGCACCTCTGGATTTACTTCCCTCCGCTGAATGAATAAGCCCAAAGGATGAATTATGAAGGATGAGGGATGAAAGGGGAGAATTTCACCACAGAGCCCTTGATCCCGAGGGGAAGCATAGGAGTTAGGAGTTAGGAGTTAGGAGTTAGGAGTTAGGAGTTAGGAGTTAGGAGTTAGGAGTTAGGAGTTAGGAGTTGGGAGTTAGGAGTTGGGAGTTAGGAGTTGGGGAGATTTTTACCACAACGCCGAGTGCCTGGGGAGGCACGGCGTAGCCTATGCGATGACGCATAGCCCGCAAGGGATCGGATCGCTGGAGCGATTGAATGAATGCGGGATCAGATTATTCACCACGAAGGGGGATCCAAGGGCAATCCAAGGAGGCAGCCAAAGGGAGTGAAAGAGGGACATGGGCTCCGTGACTCGGAGCTTTGCTGAGTGGGGGATCTCTCTCGCAAGCTCGCTTGCAGAGGTGATCCCACACTCAGCATCCACCACAGCGCAATGCGCTGGGTACCATGCCTGCATCTCTTCGTGTCCTTCGTGTCCTTCGTGGTTTAAAAAATGCAGCCTTCAGCCTTCAGTCTAAAAGACTAGTTTCCGTCTTCTTCGGTTTGTCGGCTGTCTACTCGGTGGTTTAACAATCTCCCGGAAACAATTCCTTCTTGCATCCCTTCGTGTCCTTTGTGTCCTTCGTGGTTTAAAAAGTTTTTTGACTATTCACCACGAAGAGCACGAGGGGCACGAAGTAGTGAACATGGAAATTGATGTGCACACCCATTGTGGAAAAACCCAAAATCTGGGATAACCCCTTTTTCACAAAATCACATCCATGAAAATTGCATCCATCTTCACCAACGGGATGGTCCTTCAGCAGGGAATCCCGGTTCCCGTCTGGGGCTCCGCATCCCCTGGAAGCACGATCACCGTGCGTTTTGGAGGTCAGCAAGTTTCGGGAACCGCTGACAATGATGGAAACTGGATGGTCCGCTTGGCACCGCTGACCGCAAGCAACAAGCCCGCCGTTCTGGAAGTCTCCGCATCCGATGGCGCCACTCTCTCGATCTCCGACATTCTTGTCGGCGAGGTCTGGGTCTGTTCGGGTCAATCCAATATGGAATGGCCTCTCAAAAGCAGCCTGAACGGAGTGGGGGAGTTCCAGCGGGCTGATTTTCAGGAGATTCGCCTGTTCACGGTTCCCCGGCGTCCCTCGGGTCTCGCCGAGACCAGCGTGACGGGTGCTTCCTGGTGCGCCTGTTCTCCGGCGACAGCGGCCGGTTTCTCGGCGGTCGCCTATTACTTCGGCCGCGAACTTCACAGCCGCCTGAACATACCCGTCGGCCTGATCCACACTTCATGGGGAGGAACGCCGGCCGAAGCCTGGACGCGGTGGGATGCGCTTGAGGAAAATCCTGTCACTCGGGGAATCCTGGAAACCTTCGAGCGCGATCCGGAGGTCTTGGCTTCGCGACAGAAGGCGTGGCGGATTGCTTGGGAAGCGATGGAGGAGAGGACGCGCGACAAGGGAAACACGAAGCATGCGGAGGGATGGGCCGCAATGGAGGAACCGCAGGCCGGATGGAAGGAGATGGAATTGCCGGGAGTCTGGCAAAGCCATGGCTGCAATTTCAGCGGCATCCTTTGGTTTCGCAAAACGATCGAGATTCCCGTGGCTTGGGCCGGCAAGGAGCTGCAGCTTGCCATTGGCGCCACCGACAAGAGCGACACGACTTATTTCAACAACGAGCGGGTCGGTGGCATCACCATGGCGGAGCGAGAAGATTCGTGGTCGCACCTGCGCACCTACACGGTGCCCGGGGAACTTGTCCGCGCCGGTCGGAATGTCATCGCCGTGCGCGTCCACAGCGACAAATTTGCGGGTGGCATGACCGGCCCTGCGGAATTCATGCAGCTCACCTGTCCCGATCGCCCGGGGGATGCCGCCATTTCATTGGCAGGAACCTGGCGGTATGCGGTCGAGACTGATTACGGTTTTGTGCAAGTGCCCGAGGAACCGCTCGGTCCGGAACACTGCAATGCCCCGGGCGCCCTCTTCAACGGCATGATTTCCCCGCTCCTGCCCTTCGCCATTCGCGGAGCCATCTGGTATCAGGGCGAGTCGAATGTCCCGCGCGCCGCGCAATACCGCACCCTCTTCCAAGTCCTCATCCGCAACTGGCGCGAGGCGTGGGGTCAAGGGGACTTCCCCTTCTACTTCGTCCAACTCGCCAACTTCATGGCCAGGCAGGAGCAACCGGGTGAGAGTAAGTGGGCGGAACTTCGCGAGGCGCAGACGATGGCGCTCGCGCTGCCGAATACGGGAATGGCCGTCACCATCGACATCGGCGAGGCCGGCGACATCCATCCCCGCAATAAAAAGGATGTGGGCCTCAGGCTGGCCCTCAACGCGCTTCACGGCACTTACGGTCACACCGACGTCATCCCGTGCGGTCCGCTCTTCCGCTCCGCGAAACGCGAAGGCTCCTCGCTGCGGATTTCCTTTGATCATGCCGACGGCGGATTGGTCTGCCGGGGCGATGTCCTGCGCGGCTTCGCCGTTGCGGGAGAGGATGGACGCTTTGTCTGGGCGGATGCCAAAATCGACGGCGAGG includes these proteins:
- a CDS encoding ABC transporter ATP-binding protein/permease, which produces MNTTQHILPFQERTFPFWSTLWRYFRNSRGLILGALGLNMVCGMAITAQNAVPKYLTDSVLLADLPPASKIKGAILLMACYLFVALVGRMLCWHFSMRLFARACTRALVRIRTDFFQHVNFLCLRFHEQKPSGELLSYLFGSPLGGVQQFLFQFVLVVPFVMFTLLSTLALVFSWNPILAGILLGGLLLNAWVSPGATKQIRELNQSFQRLESSVSGRASELLRGQKAVKILGAEESVVERFRQDAADIGSKSYEVQVRSHLLGLKSEAIQAVVFSALAVAGTILFVQGRVQLGEIVATLASYASIQPLIGGLFQCALAQGVAHAGLNRIESVLAHRTSTPEAPATEVEIPERPSVELRDMVFAYQGSPVIHGISLKVPYGQKVAFVGHSGCGKSTIVSLMLRLYDPGKGEILLGGIDLRDVSLQTVRRQFGVVPQETFLFHASVRENILLANPDATDGEIVAALERANAWEFVRELPDTIHTVLGEGGATLSGGQRQRIGIARALAQQPAIFIFDEATSALDTASESLITETLTHAMKDNTAFVIAHRLSTVRFCDRVVVFDHGRIVQDGTYSELASNPGPFRDLLDAQNGGLIS
- a CDS encoding 9-O-acetylesterase — protein: MKIASIFTNGMVLQQGIPVPVWGSASPGSTITVRFGGQQVSGTADNDGNWMVRLAPLTASNKPAVLEVSASDGATLSISDILVGEVWVCSGQSNMEWPLKSSLNGVGEFQRADFQEIRLFTVPRRPSGLAETSVTGASWCACSPATAAGFSAVAYYFGRELHSRLNIPVGLIHTSWGGTPAEAWTRWDALEENPVTRGILETFERDPEVLASRQKAWRIAWEAMEERTRDKGNTKHAEGWAAMEEPQAGWKEMELPGVWQSHGCNFSGILWFRKTIEIPVAWAGKELQLAIGATDKSDTTYFNNERVGGITMAEREDSWSHLRTYTVPGELVRAGRNVIAVRVHSDKFAGGMTGPAEFMQLTCPDRPGDAAISLAGTWRYAVETDYGFVQVPEEPLGPEHCNAPGALFNGMISPLLPFAIRGAIWYQGESNVPRAAQYRTLFQVLIRNWREAWGQGDFPFYFVQLANFMARQEQPGESKWAELREAQTMALALPNTGMAVTIDIGEAGDIHPRNKKDVGLRLALNALHGTYGHTDVIPCGPLFRSAKREGSSLRISFDHADGGLVCRGDVLRGFAVAGEDGRFVWADAKIDGEEILVSSSEVAEPRSARYGWDDNPEVNLHNKAGLPASPFRTDFP